The stretch of DNA GGGCGGCACGGTCATCATCTCCTCGCACGTCATGGCTCTGGTCGAGAAGATGTGCACGCACGTTGCCGTCATCGACCACGGGCGTGTGCGCGCGGCCGGCACCGTCGCGCAGGTCGAGGCAGGAGAGGATTTGGAGGACCGGTTCCTCTATTTGGTCGGCGGTCGGCACGGCGCCGCGCACCTCGATTGGCTCGACGGCGGCGGCAACGGTGCTGCGGCCAGTTCAGCGAGCATGGTGAACCCAGCTGGTCAGGCAAACGTCGCTGGTCATATCAATCCAAACGGCCATGCCGGTTCCGCTGGTCAGATTGCTCCAACCAACTTCGCCAGTCGAGATAAATCAGGTAATCCTGCCGGTTCGAGCCCGGCCAATCCCTGCCTGGCCAACTCGGTCAACCCCAATCCAGCAGGCCCCAACCCGGAGGCGTGAACGATGGGCGAGATAGCAACCATGGTGCGCCTGAAGTGGGCGCTGACGTGGGCGACGATGCGCAAGTCGGCTTGGCAGACAATCAGTTTCGTCCTGACCGCGCTGATCGCTCTGGCCCTTGTCGTCGGTGTCGGCATCTTCGCCTGGCGGTTCGGCCCGGACCCGCATGTGCCGGGCGACATGGCTCCGGTGGACGCGATGCGCTTCGCCATGGTCCTGCTTGGCTCGTTGCTGACGTTGATGGTGGTCATGCTGCAGGCGATGATGATCGGCGGCGGCACGGCGATGGGTGTCAGGCGTTTTGCGCTGTTCGGCATTGAAGACAAAACGTTGCAGACCGGTCTTATCGCCTCGAGCATGGCCGGTATTCCGGCGATTGCAGGTATGGTGGCGCTCGCCGAATGGGCGATGGCCTACCGCCGGCTCGGCGAGGGAATGGTTGTCGCCGCGCTCGTGTCGGCGCCTCTGGCCATCCTGACCATCTGCATGCTCGGCCGTATGGTCACCTCGCTGCTCGACGCCCTGGTGCGAACAAAGCACGGCCAGGCGGTGCTCTATATCGTCATGTTTCTGATTTTCCTGGCCATCGTCGAAATCCCGGCCATGCTGGGTGGCGGAGCGGCGGGCGGAAGCCTGTCCGAGAACGGAAGCGTCGAAATCACTGCTGGGACGGAAGCGCAGATCTCCGCCGCGATGCGTTCGTTGTCCGACGTGACGGCGGTGCTTTCCTTCACGCCTCTGGCCGCGGCCTTCGCGCTGCCTTTCGACGTGGCGAGCGGGGCGTGGGGCGCGCTGCTGTGCCGTCTGGTCGTGCTTGCGGCGACATGGGTGCTCTGTTTTGCGGTCGGTTTGTGGTGCCTGAAGCACGAGCGGCTGATGTCCGGCAGCGACGACAGCCACTCCGCCACGATCAAAGGCATCGGGGCGTTCGGCTGGATGCCGGATTCGCCGTCCGGCGCGGTGTCGGCACGATTGGTCACCTATCTGCGGCATGACCCCCGTCAATTCATGTTCCTGCTGATGCCGCTGCTGTTTGCGGTCATCATGCTCGTGACCGCCCACGGCCACGCCCTTGCCGCTTTTCCTGCCCTTATCCTCGCCGGCCTGTTTATGAATTTCGTCGAGAGCAACGGCTTGGCCTACGACGGACAGGGATTCGCCATGCAGGTATTGGCCGGGTTGAAGGGCTGCGACGACAGGCGCGGCCGTGTGCGCGTCTACGCAGTCTTTTCGCTGGTGTATCTGGCCTTGATCGCCTTGGTGCTGATGGTGTTCACCGGCAGCTGGGCCAACGCCGGTGACTGGCGGCAGATGTCCGTCTTCTTCGGTTTCGGCGTCGCCTTCGACCTGGTGGGGCTCGGTGTCGCGGAGGTCATGTCGTGCATGGCCATCTATCCGGTGCCGTCGATCGACAAGCCGTTTGTCACGCCGCAGGGCCGTGCGCTTGCGCAGCTCGTGATGCCGCTGCTGTATATGCTTCTGGTGGTCGTGCTGGTGCTGCCCAGCGGGCTGATGATGCTGATCCCGTTCTCGCGGTTCTGGCCGTTCTGGGCCTTGGGCGTCTGCGCCGTCATCGACGGGGTGGTGGTATTGGCCGTCGGCACATGGCTGGGCGGCAAGCTGCTCGGCCGTCGTCAGTTGAAGGTATTGGCGACACTCGATTCGATGGCGACGTTGCAGCAATGAAAACGCGTCATGATCCGCGCTTGATGATTCGTCATAGGGCTTGAAAGCTGGGATCGGCGTGATTCAGTGGTACTTCATGCAATAGACGCTGTGGACTCGGATATGCGTTCGGGAGGTTGCGATAGCCTGAAAACGCTTGATATTCAGAGGAATGAGGCATGTATGGGGCAGACAGAAGGCAAACAATCACCGCTGGGCGAGACGCATCGCAGCGGGTCGGTGCTGATGCGCGGGTCGATGATTCCCGAGCAGACCCCGGATCAGGCGCTCCTGTCGTATCCTGATGGCGAAGACGATCATGGGCAGACGGACGAAAACGATACTGTTGTTACGTCAGGTACGGCCAATCAGGCTTGCAACGACGGGAATATCTCGAAGGCCGCTTCACGCGTGGCGAAAGCTCGTGGCGGCAAGGATTGGCGGCATGGCGATCCCTGGCGAGTGCTGCGCATCCAGTCGGAATTCGTGGAGGGCTTCGATGCACTCGCGGACCTGGGTCGGGCGTTGTGCGTGTTCGGTTCGGCGCGCGTCAAGGAGAACGAGCCGGAATACCGTCAGGCCATGCGCATGGGCGAGATGGCCGCGCAAAGTGGGATCACGGTCATTACCGGCGGCGGCCCGGGCATCATGGAGGCCGCCAACCGTGGGGCGGCTGAGGCCGGCGGCGTCTCGGTCGGGCTCGGCATCGAGTTGCCGCATGAGGAGGGACTCAACCAATGGGTGAACCTCGGGATGAACTTCCGTTACTTCTTCGTGCGCAAGATGATGTTCGTCAAATATTCTTCGGCGCTGATCGTCTGCCCGGGCGGCTTCGGCACGCTCGACGAGATGTTCGAGATCCTGACGCTGGTGCAGACCGGCAAGACCTCGCCCAAGCCGGTGGTGCTCTTCGACACCCAGTATTGGAAGGGCCTGTTCGACTGGGTGCGCGGGCCGATGCTCGAGCGTGGGCTGATTGCGGAAGAGGACCTCAAAAAGGTTCAGTTCACCGATGACCCCGAAGAGGCGGTGATGCTGGCAATCGGTGGAATGACGAAATAAATGACGGCTTCAACGTTTTGCGGCAATCAACATGCCGGTTCCCGTCGGTGTAAGCGTCGCTTCGAAACGATCGTCGTCCTCGACGTTGGTGAGCAGTGCGAGCATGGCCTCCGCCTTGCCATTATCGGGATAGGCCAGGCCCGACATATCCGTGAAAATGATTCTGCCGCCGGTTTTCAGCAGATTGGCCGCCTCCGCGAAGGAAGGCTCATAGTTCGAGGCAACGCCGGAGACGACGATGAGGTCGTAGGTTCCGGCATTCAGACGGGGAAGGAAAACGGCCGGAGAGGTATTGACCGCACGTAACGTGGTGCGGTTTTCCGCAGAGTCCGAGATATCGGCGAAGAGGCTGCGGATCATCGTGATGCCACGCGCCGAGGAATCCACTGCCGTCAGCTGCCCGGCGCCGCCCAGGCCTTCCACCAGTTGCAGCGCTTCGACGATCGAGCCGGTGCCGATGCTGATGATGGAGGTCGCGTTCAGGCTGCGGGTGATGAAACGCAGCAGATTGGCCTGTGCGGCGGAACCTTGAGGGAGTTTGGCTTTTTCGGCGTCGGCACGGGCCTTGCGCAGCACGTCGTTTTCTTCGCTTAATGCATGGGTTTCCGCAAATTCCCAAACCTTGGCCATATTGGTGTATGTTGTCTTGTTCATCTTCCACCCTGCACTTCTGCTGTCATCGGCACGTATAGCACCATCGATTACCGATTTTATGATACGGCTAGCAATCGCCAAAGCGGAATCACGATGAGGCGGGAGGGGGATTGATCACCGGCCCTGTCGGCTTTTGACACGTTCCGTAAGCTGCCACATCTCTTCGCCCACGTCGATGCCGCGGGGGCATTCGCGGCTGCAGGCGCGCACGGATTGGCAGGCGGCGATGCCGTCGGCGGTGGCGATGTCATCGAGCCGCTGATTGGTGGCCTCATCGCGCGAATCGCTGATGAAGCGGGAGGCGGCGATCAGCGCTGCCGGGCCGATGAACGCCTCGCCGCCGGCGTAGACCGGGCAGCTACCTTCGCACACGCCGCACGAGATGCAATTGCTTAAGAGTTCATAGCGTTTCAGCTCTTCGGGATTTTGCAGGTATTCGAACATGTCGATCTTGCCGTCTTCGGTGGTGGCCAGCTTGCCGTCGGCCTTAAGATAGGGCTCGAGCTTTTTGATCTGGTTCATCATCTGGTCGATGTCGACGATGAGGTCGCGGAGCACCGGAAAGCCGGGCAGCGGCGCGATTTCGATGACAGCGAGGCCAGAGGTATTGTCGTGGTTTTCTGTGGAGTTGCCCAAAGTATCGGGGTTGTTCGAACCGCTTGGACGTTGATTGGCATCTTTTGGTTGGTTACCGTTCTCGGAAGCCTTTTTAGTATTGAGGTCGATAACGGGTTTGCCGGTTGTTTG from Bifidobacterium sp. ESL0800 encodes:
- a CDS encoding 2Fe-2S iron-sulfur cluster-binding protein, whose product is MSEDAIHSTTVTIRIHRFTPKSGPEHARRHSSSPFGGKARGGSPFGPSPSRRRIRGRHFTQDYTIETHAGQTVLDCLLAIKRDLDPTLAFRYSCGHGICGSDAVSINGTPTLLCTAKVEEYAKPKSNQNMAKATAGDGFRRTGDVEQTTGKPVIDLNTKKASENGNQPKDANQRPSGSNNPDTLGNSTENHDNTSGLAVIEIAPLPGFPVLRDLIVDIDQMMNQIKKLEPYLKADGKLATTEDGKIDMFEYLQNPEELKRYELLSNCISCGVCEGSCPVYAGGEAFIGPAALIAASRFISDSRDEATNQRLDDIATADGIAACQSVRACSRECPRGIDVGEEMWQLTERVKSRQGR
- a CDS encoding TIGR00730 family Rossman fold protein, whose product is MGQTEGKQSPLGETHRSGSVLMRGSMIPEQTPDQALLSYPDGEDDHGQTDENDTVVTSGTANQACNDGNISKAASRVAKARGGKDWRHGDPWRVLRIQSEFVEGFDALADLGRALCVFGSARVKENEPEYRQAMRMGEMAAQSGITVITGGGPGIMEAANRGAAEAGGVSVGLGIELPHEEGLNQWVNLGMNFRYFFVRKMMFVKYSSALIVCPGGFGTLDEMFEILTLVQTGKTSPKPVVLFDTQYWKGLFDWVRGPMLERGLIAEEDLKKVQFTDDPEEAVMLAIGGMTK
- a CDS encoding methyltransferase, producing the protein MNKTTYTNMAKVWEFAETHALSEENDVLRKARADAEKAKLPQGSAAQANLLRFITRSLNATSIISIGTGSIVEALQLVEGLGGAGQLTAVDSSARGITMIRSLFADISDSAENRTTLRAVNTSPAVFLPRLNAGTYDLIVVSGVASNYEPSFAEAANLLKTGGRIIFTDMSGLAYPDNGKAEAMLALLTNVEDDDRFEATLTPTGTGMLIAAKR
- a CDS encoding ABC transporter permease, which encodes MGEIATMVRLKWALTWATMRKSAWQTISFVLTALIALALVVGVGIFAWRFGPDPHVPGDMAPVDAMRFAMVLLGSLLTLMVVMLQAMMIGGGTAMGVRRFALFGIEDKTLQTGLIASSMAGIPAIAGMVALAEWAMAYRRLGEGMVVAALVSAPLAILTICMLGRMVTSLLDALVRTKHGQAVLYIVMFLIFLAIVEIPAMLGGGAAGGSLSENGSVEITAGTEAQISAAMRSLSDVTAVLSFTPLAAAFALPFDVASGAWGALLCRLVVLAATWVLCFAVGLWCLKHERLMSGSDDSHSATIKGIGAFGWMPDSPSGAVSARLVTYLRHDPRQFMFLLMPLLFAVIMLVTAHGHALAAFPALILAGLFMNFVESNGLAYDGQGFAMQVLAGLKGCDDRRGRVRVYAVFSLVYLALIALVLMVFTGSWANAGDWRQMSVFFGFGVAFDLVGLGVAEVMSCMAIYPVPSIDKPFVTPQGRALAQLVMPLLYMLLVVVLVLPSGLMMLIPFSRFWPFWALGVCAVIDGVVVLAVGTWLGGKLLGRRQLKVLATLDSMATLQQ